A single region of the Massilia sp. erpn genome encodes:
- a CDS encoding arginine N-succinyltransferase produces MYVVRPVELADIAALEALAAVTMPGVHTLPKTRDKIVQAVERSIASFAAHVDIPSEESYLFVLESVAANQIVGTAAIFASAGSNGTYFSFRNDVIQQVSRDLNISHSVHALTLCSELTAYSQLSSFYVDERLKSRPEAALLSRARLLFAVLAPHRFGDRFFVPLAGVTDPDGGSPFWDALGRKFFKMDFLDAERVIGGARNRTLIVELMPHYPVYVPLLPGDAQAAMGQIHPSGELAFNLLTAEGFEADEYIDIFDGGPILQAHKHTLRTFNASLTRRVQDVAPGETLDAVATYAIASRSGMAFRAVTIASPALENSETVGLPQHLQELLGVAEGDDVICVRI; encoded by the coding sequence ATGTATGTTGTCCGTCCGGTAGAACTTGCGGATATCGCCGCGCTCGAAGCGCTGGCCGCCGTCACCATGCCGGGTGTTCATACCCTGCCGAAAACGCGCGACAAGATCGTCCAGGCAGTGGAGCGCTCGATTGCCTCGTTCGCGGCGCATGTCGATATTCCCAGCGAAGAGTCGTACCTGTTTGTGCTGGAGTCGGTCGCGGCAAACCAGATCGTCGGCACCGCCGCCATCTTCGCCTCCGCCGGTTCCAACGGCACCTATTTCTCCTTCCGCAACGATGTGATCCAGCAGGTCTCGCGCGACCTGAACATCAGCCACAGCGTGCATGCGCTGACCTTGTGCTCGGAGCTGACCGCCTACTCCCAGCTTTCCAGTTTCTATGTCGACGAGCGCCTGAAAAGCCGGCCGGAAGCGGCCCTGCTGTCGCGCGCCCGTCTGCTGTTCGCGGTGCTGGCGCCGCACCGCTTCGGCGACCGCTTCTTCGTGCCGCTGGCCGGCGTCACCGATCCGGATGGCGGCTCGCCGTTCTGGGATGCGCTGGGCCGCAAATTCTTCAAGATGGATTTTCTCGACGCCGAACGCGTGATCGGCGGCGCGCGCAACCGCACCCTGATCGTCGAGCTGATGCCGCACTACCCGGTGTACGTGCCGCTGCTGCCGGGTGACGCCCAGGCGGCCATGGGCCAGATCCATCCCTCGGGCGAGCTGGCCTTCAATCTGCTGACGGCCGAAGGCTTCGAGGCCGACGAATACATCGACATCTTCGATGGCGGTCCGATCCTGCAAGCCCACAAGCATACGCTGCGCACCTTCAACGCCTCGCTGACGCGCCGCGTGCAGGACGTGGCGCCGGGCGAAACGCTCGATGCCGTCGCCACGTATGCGATCGCCTCCCGTTCCGGCATGGCCTTCCGCGCCGTCACCATCGCCAGCCCGGCGCTGGAGAACAGCGAGACGGTTGGCCTGCCGCAGCATCTGCAGGAGCTGCTGGGCGTCGCCGAGGGCGACGATGTGATCTGCGTCCGCATTTAA
- the astA gene encoding arginine N-succinyltransferase, which yields MLVVRAINASDLDALYGLASQVGTGMTTLKPDMKMLGDRLAIACASFAETIPPEERDYMFVMEDTTSGRLAGVCAIKGAVGLTEPFYNYRIGTLVHSSRELDVFTRMETLYLSNDLTGSSELCSLFLHPDYRSGNTGRLLSKCRFLFIAQFPHLFTKRLIAEMRGYQAPDGSSPFYEGLGRHFFKMDFHHVDDLTALGKKSFIAELMPRQPMYVAYLPQDAQDVVGQVHEATKPARRLLEQEGMYFEGYIDIFDAGPVLQARTSELRAMRDSELVGVEIDSDATHACAPNPEPMLVSNTVLKDFRMILSDASPVNGKIDLSAADQKLLGVKAGDTVRTLSLNVRKNTNV from the coding sequence ATGCTAGTTGTACGCGCCATCAACGCATCCGACCTGGATGCCCTGTACGGTCTGGCCAGCCAGGTCGGCACCGGCATGACCACGCTCAAGCCGGACATGAAAATGCTGGGCGACCGCCTGGCGATCGCCTGCGCCTCCTTCGCCGAAACCATTCCGCCCGAAGAGCGCGACTATATGTTCGTGATGGAAGACACCACCAGCGGCCGTCTGGCCGGGGTGTGCGCCATCAAGGGCGCGGTCGGTCTGACCGAACCTTTCTACAATTACCGCATCGGCACCCTGGTGCACTCCAGCCGCGAGCTCGATGTGTTCACGCGCATGGAAACCCTGTACCTGTCGAACGACCTGACCGGCAGCTCGGAACTGTGCTCGCTGTTCCTGCATCCCGACTACCGCAGCGGCAATACCGGCCGCCTGTTGTCCAAGTGCCGCTTCCTGTTCATCGCCCAGTTCCCGCATCTGTTCACCAAGCGCCTGATCGCCGAGATGCGCGGCTACCAGGCGCCGGACGGCAGCTCGCCGTTCTACGAAGGTCTGGGCCGCCACTTCTTCAAGATGGATTTCCATCACGTGGACGATCTGACGGCGCTGGGCAAGAAGTCCTTCATCGCCGAGCTGATGCCGCGCCAGCCCATGTACGTGGCCTATCTGCCGCAGGATGCGCAGGACGTGGTGGGCCAGGTGCACGAGGCGACCAAGCCGGCGCGCCGCCTGCTGGAGCAGGAGGGCATGTATTTCGAAGGCTATATCGATATCTTCGACGCCGGCCCCGTGCTGCAGGCGCGCACCTCGGAGCTGCGCGCCATGCGCGACAGCGAATTGGTCGGCGTGGAAATCGATAGCGATGCAACCCATGCCTGCGCGCCGAATCCGGAACCGATGCTGGTTTCGAATACGGTGCTCAAGGATTTCCGCATGATCCTGTCCGACGCCAGCCCGGTGAACGGCAAGATCGACCTGTCCGCCGCCGACCAGAAGCTGCTGGGCGTGAAGGCGGGCGACACCGTGCGCACCCTGTCTCTCAACGTGAGGAAGAATACCAATGTCTGA
- the astD gene encoding succinylglutamate-semialdehyde dehydrogenase: MSEQALSNFINGQWKAGSGAELVTVNPANGQQTWASREATAQDVAAACAAAHAAFEAWSWQSLEERIAIVARFRDLLKENAEELALLISEEVGKPLWEARTEVTTMANKVDISIQSHGARTGETRNTVADGEAVLRHRPHGVFGVFGPYNFPGHLPNGHIVPALIAGNTVVFKPSEYAPRTAVKTVQLWEKAGVPAGVVNLINGGRDTGIALGQNELLDGVLFTGSSQTGAALHRQFGGQPGKLLALEMGGNNPLVVWDAKNTDAAVFMAISSAFISAGQRCTCARRLIVQDTPEADAFIQRLVDVAGKIVVGESNAEPAPFMGPVVSAAVAERLVQAQNDMVAKGGKLLLEMRQLKAGTGFVSAGIVDVTDAQGIPDEEWFGPLLQIVRVKDFDSAVRAANNTGFGLAAALISNDESLWKQFQQRARAGIVNWNRPTTGAASSAPFGGVGKSGNHRPSAYYAADYCAYPVASIENGALEMPAKLSPGLNF, encoded by the coding sequence ATGTCTGAACAAGCACTGAGCAACTTCATCAACGGCCAATGGAAGGCCGGCAGCGGCGCTGAGCTGGTCACCGTCAATCCGGCCAACGGCCAGCAGACCTGGGCCAGCCGCGAAGCCACCGCGCAGGACGTGGCCGCCGCTTGCGCTGCCGCGCACGCCGCCTTCGAAGCCTGGTCCTGGCAATCGCTGGAAGAGCGCATCGCCATCGTCGCCCGTTTCCGCGACCTGCTGAAGGAAAACGCCGAAGAGCTGGCGCTGCTGATCTCGGAAGAAGTGGGCAAGCCGCTGTGGGAAGCGCGCACCGAAGTCACCACCATGGCCAACAAGGTCGATATCTCGATCCAGTCGCATGGCGCGCGCACCGGCGAAACCCGCAACACCGTGGCCGATGGCGAAGCCGTGCTGCGCCACCGTCCGCACGGCGTATTCGGCGTGTTCGGTCCTTACAACTTCCCCGGCCACCTGCCCAACGGCCATATCGTGCCGGCCCTGATCGCCGGTAACACCGTGGTCTTCAAGCCGAGCGAATACGCGCCGCGCACCGCCGTGAAAACCGTGCAGCTGTGGGAAAAGGCCGGCGTGCCGGCCGGCGTGGTGAATCTGATTAATGGCGGCCGCGATACCGGCATCGCCCTGGGCCAGAACGAGCTGCTGGATGGCGTGCTGTTCACCGGCAGCAGCCAGACCGGCGCGGCCTTGCACCGCCAGTTCGGCGGCCAGCCCGGCAAGCTGCTGGCGCTGGAAATGGGCGGCAACAACCCGCTGGTGGTGTGGGATGCGAAGAATACCGACGCCGCCGTCTTCATGGCGATTTCCTCGGCCTTCATCTCGGCCGGCCAGCGCTGCACCTGCGCGCGCCGCCTGATCGTGCAGGATACGCCGGAAGCCGATGCCTTCATCCAGCGCCTGGTGGACGTGGCCGGCAAGATCGTGGTCGGTGAATCGAATGCCGAACCGGCGCCCTTCATGGGACCGGTGGTGTCGGCCGCCGTGGCCGAGCGCCTGGTGCAGGCGCAGAACGATATGGTGGCCAAGGGCGGCAAGCTGCTGCTGGAAATGCGCCAGCTGAAAGCCGGCACCGGCTTCGTTTCCGCCGGCATCGTTGATGTGACCGATGCCCAGGGCATTCCGGACGAGGAATGGTTCGGCCCTCTGCTGCAGATTGTGCGCGTGAAGGACTTCGACAGCGCCGTGCGCGCCGCCAACAACACCGGTTTCGGTCTTGCCGCGGCCCTGATCTCGAACGACGAGTCGCTGTGGAAGCAGTTCCAGCAGCGCGCCCGCGCCGGCATCGTCAACTGGAACCGTCCGACCACGGGCGCCGCCAGCAGCGCGCCGTTCGGCGGCGTGGGCAAATCGGGCAACCACCGTCCGAGCGCCTATTACGCGGCTGATTACTGCGCCTATCCGGTTGCATCCATCGAGAACGGCGCGCTGGAAATGCCCGCCAAGCTCTCCCCCGGTCTGAACTTCTGA
- the astB gene encoding N-succinylarginine dihydrolase produces the protein MRSAREFNFDGLVGPSHNYAGLSFGNVASFNNVKSASNPKQAALQGLEKMRALAARGFAQALLPPQDRPNFRLLRSLGFSGSNAEVLQQAYKESPVILACAYSASPMWTANAATVSPSADTADGRVHFTPANLNNKLHRAFEHVQSARALRAIFNDGTRFAVHDALPGTPAFGDEGAANHTRLCASHGAQGVEMFVYGRAEFDAAAPAPKRYPARHTLEASQAVARLHGIAAERSVFIQQNPDVIDQGVFHNDVIAVGNGNVLFYHEQAFADEAGALSQLRQAMAGVGAELNAVRVDTGMVPVADAVASYLFNSQLLSKPDGKMALVVPQECQENAAVARYLQGLVASGGPVDELVHFDLRQSMRNGGGPACLRLRVALTEEESAAMHQGVVMTESLYHTLVAWVEKHYRDRLEPQDLADPALALEVHAALEELSMILGLPGLYDFDL, from the coding sequence ATGCGCTCCGCACGCGAATTCAATTTTGACGGCCTGGTAGGCCCGTCGCACAACTACGCCGGCCTGTCCTTTGGCAATGTGGCGTCCTTCAATAACGTGAAGAGCGCATCGAATCCGAAACAGGCGGCCCTGCAAGGCCTGGAGAAAATGCGCGCCCTGGCGGCGCGCGGTTTTGCCCAGGCCCTGCTGCCGCCGCAAGACCGTCCCAACTTCCGCCTGCTGCGCAGCCTGGGTTTCAGCGGCAGCAATGCCGAGGTGCTGCAGCAGGCCTATAAAGAGTCGCCGGTGATCCTGGCCTGCGCCTATTCGGCCTCGCCGATGTGGACGGCCAATGCGGCCACCGTCAGCCCTTCGGCCGATACCGCCGATGGCCGCGTGCATTTCACCCCGGCGAACCTGAACAACAAGCTGCACCGCGCTTTCGAGCATGTGCAGTCGGCGCGCGCGCTGCGCGCCATCTTCAACGACGGCACCCGCTTCGCCGTGCACGACGCTCTGCCCGGCACGCCGGCTTTCGGTGACGAGGGTGCGGCCAACCATACCCGACTGTGTGCCAGTCATGGCGCCCAGGGCGTGGAGATGTTCGTGTATGGCCGCGCGGAGTTCGATGCCGCGGCCCCGGCGCCGAAACGCTATCCGGCCCGCCACACGCTGGAAGCTTCGCAGGCGGTGGCCCGCCTGCACGGCATTGCGGCCGAACGCAGCGTCTTCATCCAGCAGAATCCGGACGTGATCGACCAGGGCGTGTTCCACAACGACGTGATCGCGGTCGGCAACGGCAATGTGCTGTTCTACCACGAGCAGGCGTTTGCCGACGAGGCGGGCGCCTTGTCCCAGCTGCGCCAAGCCATGGCCGGCGTGGGCGCGGAGCTGAACGCGGTGCGCGTCGATACCGGCATGGTGCCGGTGGCCGACGCCGTGGCCAGCTATCTGTTCAACAGTCAGCTGCTGTCCAAGCCCGACGGCAAGATGGCTCTGGTGGTGCCGCAGGAGTGCCAGGAAAACGCCGCCGTGGCGCGCTACCTGCAAGGCCTGGTGGCCAGCGGCGGTCCGGTCGACGAGCTGGTGCACTTCGATCTGCGCCAGAGCATGCGCAATGGCGGCGGGCCTGCCTGCCTGCGTTTGCGCGTGGCGCTGACCGAGGAAGAATCTGCTGCAATGCACCAAGGTGTGGTGATGACCGAGTCGCTGTACCATACGCTGGTGGCCTGGGTCGAGAAGCATTACCGCGACCGTCTGGAGCCGCAGGATCTGGCCGATCCGGCGCTGGCGCTGGAGGTGCACGCCGCACTGGAGGAGTTGAGCATGATCCTGGGCCTGCCAGGCCTGTATGATTTTGATTTGTAA
- a CDS encoding NAD-glutamate dehydrogenase domain-containing protein — protein MKQMPQELRKQTLELVNASKPADGGQVPALISAWLGALDDEDLADTSPNSLAPLLVEGFTQAARRSSTGCQIAKLRYADGRGGHATALLILNDDMPYLVDSIVMAMRKQRVAVNGVLNAVLSVGRDAAGVVNKVGTDGDKQESYVLCLLAEELQGDALQALVQSIEMVARDAAIVRRDLAAMKERFSSVAAAAAAHGEEGQEVAAFLEWAGNEGFEVHGYAYYQVKPGARELERDIPSRIGVLQDTAHPVYGGCLANIPGDFDTLSKRPHTLSIVKADVGGTLHRDQQLDFIGVRNTDSSGAILGEHCFVGLFTRAANLTPLARLPFARGRIAQVLQIAGVRKEGFRAEKFVEILESLPRTEALEAEPQWLAEVCGSVVSLYKQPRTKVFARRDVYARHLNVLVYLPRERYSASVASALAKALQQSSGASHVSSQTLVADGPLARVYLIAHAARYPLDLESDIQRPLLAVLDGWHNSFSELSDAVFDEPLRNSLRKMCSTLPLDYVSATSPSVAFHDLGTILRNGISDRIAVRVELATEANPATSIRLYSVDRVPALSAILPALHNAGVSIEREQAHSIRTEDGKRYYVTSLGVDADSAAKLAREGIAPVAQDLFSALLNDEAEDGRLNGLVIEGGLNTRQVQLVRAYMSYWRQAGTQFSVRYIAESLRRQPAVIKEIVDAFSQRFNPALGEGERNAARDTLQAIKGRLPALNHADTEVILAALIDLILATLRTNYFQNADQGDKIIFKFDTSNLSLVPEPRPFREIYVFSRRFEGVHLRGGPVARGGLRWSDRMEDYRTEVLGLVKAQMVKNAVIVPAGAKGGFVCKQMPKDATRDVVAAEGEAVYRLFIASLLEVTDNRVLGKIVSPEDTVCYDGNDPYLVVAADKGTATFSDIANGIAVKRGFWLGDAFASGGSNGYDHKKMGITAKGAFEAVKRHFYEMGHDMNTTPFTVVGVGDMSGDVFGNGVLLSNQIKLLAAFDHRHIFLDPNPDTAKSFAERQRMFALPRSSWEDYNKELISQGGGVYPRNARSIELSPQVRAALDIEETALAPEELMHRILLAPVDLFYNGGIGTYIKSSAETNAQVKDRANDNIRVNGSELRCKVVAEGGNLGATQSGRIEFALAGGRIFTDAIDNSAGVDCSDHEVNAKMWLDVEMNAGQLSEADRNRVLNDMTGDIERLVLRDNTQQTRLLVREAQAQGESAVQDGYAALIASLEEEGALSRELEQLPSVAELARRKADGRCLTTPELAVVIANVKNRYKRILSALPLTEESWAEPVLKPYFPDLLVATRSALAHPLANAILATVLANEVVNRCGPLMLRDLAAQHGGSESDVILAWGQAWSALNLAPIFDTLDADALNVPRAVAIKADARTRSMLKAVIEGVLAVPREQLRSGPGVAELTRLFAEPALLKQLVAGQTESDADAHPELRAEFVQAWKAVDAIEGVAAFVFAALSVKRPAGMDLPAFLQVGMSLRSQAGIDTLERGLKLPALSKSQEQLRSYAQQALRRTQQRLLTQVLQRATNGHDAAEAVEVVTCTLGLSGYAAASDLEQAMLDVWALSEATNTGNLAQAA, from the coding sequence ATGAAACAAATGCCGCAAGAGCTGAGAAAACAGACGCTGGAACTGGTCAACGCGAGCAAGCCTGCCGATGGCGGGCAGGTGCCGGCCCTGATCAGTGCCTGGCTGGGTGCCCTGGACGATGAAGATCTGGCGGACACCTCGCCCAATAGTCTTGCTCCCTTGCTGGTAGAAGGTTTCACCCAGGCCGCGCGCCGCAGCAGCACCGGCTGCCAGATCGCCAAGCTGCGCTACGCCGATGGCCGTGGCGGCCATGCCACGGCCCTGCTGATCCTGAACGACGATATGCCTTATCTGGTGGACTCCATCGTCATGGCAATGCGCAAGCAGCGCGTGGCCGTGAATGGCGTCCTGAACGCGGTGCTGAGCGTGGGCCGCGATGCGGCCGGCGTGGTGAACAAGGTCGGCACCGATGGCGACAAGCAGGAATCCTATGTGCTTTGCCTGCTGGCCGAGGAACTGCAGGGCGACGCCCTGCAGGCGCTGGTGCAAAGCATCGAGATGGTGGCGCGCGACGCGGCCATCGTGCGGCGCGATCTGGCGGCGATGAAGGAGCGCTTCAGCAGCGTGGCCGCCGCCGCTGCCGCCCATGGCGAGGAAGGGCAGGAAGTGGCTGCCTTCCTGGAGTGGGCCGGCAATGAAGGCTTTGAAGTGCACGGTTATGCCTACTACCAGGTCAAGCCGGGCGCGCGCGAGCTGGAACGCGATATTCCAAGCCGCATCGGCGTGCTGCAGGATACGGCGCACCCCGTGTACGGCGGCTGCCTGGCCAATATCCCGGGCGACTTCGACACCCTGTCCAAGCGTCCGCACACCCTGTCCATCGTCAAGGCCGACGTGGGCGGCACCCTGCACCGCGACCAGCAACTGGACTTTATCGGCGTGCGCAACACCGACTCCAGCGGCGCCATTCTGGGCGAGCACTGCTTCGTCGGCCTGTTCACCCGCGCCGCCAACCTGACCCCGCTGGCCCGCCTGCCGTTCGCCCGTGGCCGCATCGCCCAGGTGCTGCAGATCGCCGGCGTGCGCAAGGAAGGTTTCCGCGCCGAGAAATTCGTCGAGATCCTGGAATCGCTGCCGCGCACCGAAGCGCTGGAAGCCGAGCCGCAGTGGCTGGCCGAGGTGTGCGGTTCCGTGGTGTCGCTGTACAAGCAGCCGCGCACCAAGGTCTTCGCGCGCCGCGACGTGTATGCGCGCCATCTGAACGTGCTGGTGTACCTGCCGCGCGAACGCTATAGCGCCAGTGTCGCTTCGGCGCTGGCCAAGGCACTGCAGCAAAGCTCGGGCGCCAGCCATGTCAGCTCGCAGACCCTGGTGGCCGACGGCCCGCTGGCCCGCGTCTATCTGATCGCCCACGCCGCGCGCTATCCGCTCGACCTGGAAAGCGATATCCAGCGTCCGCTGCTGGCGGTGCTGGACGGCTGGCACAACAGCTTCTCCGAACTGTCCGACGCCGTGTTCGACGAGCCGCTGCGCAACAGCCTGCGCAAGATGTGCTCGACCCTGCCGCTCGATTACGTCAGCGCCACCTCGCCGAGCGTGGCCTTCCACGATCTGGGCACGATTCTGCGCAACGGCATCAGCGATCGCATCGCCGTGCGCGTGGAGCTGGCGACCGAAGCCAATCCTGCCACCTCCATCCGCCTGTATTCGGTGGACCGCGTGCCTGCGCTGTCGGCCATTCTGCCGGCCCTGCATAACGCCGGCGTGTCGATCGAGCGCGAACAGGCGCATTCGATCCGTACTGAAGACGGCAAGCGTTACTACGTCACCAGCCTGGGCGTGGATGCCGACAGCGCCGCCAAGCTGGCGCGCGAAGGCATCGCGCCCGTGGCCCAGGATCTGTTCAGCGCCCTGCTCAACGACGAAGCCGAAGACGGCCGCCTGAATGGCCTGGTGATCGAAGGCGGCCTGAATACCCGCCAGGTGCAGCTGGTGCGCGCCTATATGAGCTACTGGCGCCAGGCCGGCACGCAGTTCTCGGTGCGCTACATCGCCGAAAGCCTGCGCCGCCAGCCCGCCGTGATCAAGGAAATCGTCGACGCCTTCAGCCAGCGCTTCAATCCGGCGCTGGGCGAGGGCGAACGCAATGCCGCGCGCGACACCCTGCAAGCCATCAAGGGCCGCCTGCCGGCGCTGAACCATGCGGATACGGAAGTGATCCTGGCCGCGCTGATCGACCTGATTCTGGCGACCCTGCGCACCAATTACTTCCAGAACGCCGACCAGGGCGACAAGATCATCTTCAAGTTCGACACCAGCAATCTGTCTCTGGTGCCGGAACCGCGTCCTTTCCGCGAAATCTATGTGTTCTCGCGCCGCTTCGAAGGCGTGCACCTGCGCGGCGGCCCTGTGGCACGCGGCGGCCTGCGCTGGTCCGACCGCATGGAAGACTACCGCACCGAGGTGCTGGGCCTGGTGAAGGCGCAGATGGTGAAGAACGCCGTGATCGTGCCGGCGGGCGCCAAGGGCGGCTTCGTCTGCAAGCAGATGCCGAAAGACGCCACGCGCGACGTGGTGGCGGCCGAAGGCGAAGCAGTCTACCGCCTGTTCATCGCCAGCCTGCTGGAAGTGACCGACAACCGCGTGCTGGGCAAGATCGTTTCGCCTGAAGACACGGTCTGCTACGACGGCAACGACCCGTACCTGGTGGTGGCGGCCGACAAGGGCACCGCGACCTTCTCCGACATCGCCAACGGCATCGCCGTCAAGCGCGGCTTCTGGCTGGGCGATGCTTTCGCCTCGGGCGGCTCGAATGGCTATGACCACAAGAAGATGGGCATCACCGCCAAGGGCGCTTTCGAAGCGGTCAAGCGCCACTTCTACGAGATGGGCCATGACATGAACACCACCCCGTTCACCGTGGTGGGCGTGGGCGATATGTCGGGCGACGTGTTCGGCAACGGCGTGCTGCTGTCGAACCAGATCAAGCTGCTGGCGGCCTTCGACCACCGCCACATCTTCCTCGATCCGAATCCGGACACCGCCAAATCCTTCGCCGAGCGCCAGCGCATGTTCGCCCTGCCGCGCTCCTCGTGGGAAGACTACAACAAGGAACTGATCTCGCAGGGCGGCGGCGTGTATCCGCGCAATGCCCGTTCCATCGAGCTGTCGCCGCAAGTGCGCGCCGCCCTCGACATCGAGGAAACCGCGCTGGCGCCGGAAGAGCTGATGCACCGCATCCTGCTGGCTCCCGTGGATCTGTTCTACAACGGCGGCATCGGCACCTATATCAAGTCCTCGGCTGAAACCAATGCCCAGGTCAAGGACCGCGCCAACGACAATATCCGCGTCAACGGCAGTGAGCTGCGTTGCAAGGTGGTGGCCGAAGGCGGCAATCTGGGCGCGACCCAGTCCGGCCGTATCGAGTTTGCGCTGGCGGGCGGCCGCATCTTCACCGATGCGATCGACAACTCGGCCGGCGTGGACTGCTCCGACCACGAGGTGAACGCGAAGATGTGGCTGGACGTGGAAATGAACGCCGGCCAGCTCAGCGAAGCGGACCGCAACCGCGTGCTGAACGATATGACCGGCGACATCGAGCGCCTGGTCCTGCGCGACAACACCCAGCAAACCCGCCTGCTGGTGCGTGAGGCGCAAGCCCAGGGCGAGAGCGCGGTACAGGATGGCTACGCCGCCCTGATCGCCAGCCTGGAAGAAGAGGGCGCCCTGTCGCGCGAGCTGGAGCAGCTGCCGAGCGTGGCCGAGCTGGCGCGCCGCAAGGCCGATGGCCGCTGCCTGACCACGCCGGAACTGGCGGTGGTGATCGCCAACGTGAAGAACCGCTACAAGCGCATCCTGTCGGCCCTGCCTCTGACCGAGGAAAGCTGGGCCGAGCCGGTGCTCAAGCCTTACTTCCCCGACCTGCTGGTGGCGACCCGCTCCGCGCTGGCGCACCCGCTGGCGAATGCCATCCTGGCCACCGTGCTGGCGAACGAAGTGGTGAACCGCTGCGGCCCGCTGATGCTGCGCGATCTGGCAGCCCAGCATGGCGGCAGCGAGTCCGACGTGATCCTGGCCTGGGGCCAGGCATGGTCGGCGCTGAACCTGGCGCCGATCTTCGATACCCTGGACGCCGATGCGCTGAACGTGCCGCGCGCCGTGGCGATCAAGGCCGATGCGCGCACCCGCAGTATGCTGAAAGCCGTGATCGAAGGCGTGTTGGCGGTGCCGCGCGAGCAGCTGCGTTCCGGTCCTGGCGTGGCCGAGCTGACCCGCCTGTTCGCCGAACCGGCCCTGCTCAAGCAGCTGGTCGCCGGCCAGACCGAGTCCGATGCGGATGCGCACCCAGAGCTGCGCGCCGAATTCGTGCAAGCCTGGAAAGCGGTCGACGCCATCGAAGGCGTGGCGGCCTTCGTGTTTGCCGCGCTGTCGGTGAAACGTCCGGCGGGCATGGACTTGCCAGCCTTCCTGCAAGTGGGCATGTCCCTGCGCAGCCAGGCCGGCATCGACACGCTGGAACGCGGCCTGAAACTGCCGGCCCTGAGCAAATCGCAGGAACAGTTGCGCAGCTACGCCCAGCAAGCCCTGCGCCGCACCCAGCAACGCCTGCTGACCCAGGTGCTGCAGCGCGCCACCAACGGCCACGATGCGGCCGAAGCGGTGGAAGTCGTGACCTGCACCCTGGGCCTGTCCGGCTATGCGGCGGCGAGCGATCTGGAACAAGCGATGCTGGATGTGTGGGCGCTGTCCGAAGCGACCAATACCGGCAATCTGGCACAGGCAGCATAA
- a CDS encoding succinylglutamate desuccinylase encodes MANEVNAASTGGASALPDAVRALAEADFGAVARSFTNAGFAVTEPADGILTIRQPHAGGAAAARPALLVSVGVHGDETGPIEVVAWLLDALAREPQALAVDLMICVGNIGAIRAGKRFIDADLNRMFRAERGTLEGTAEAARADMMIAATTDFFQDAGPQRWHLDLHTAIRPSVYPMFAIVPDLIADEARHGLIGWLGQAGIEAIIMNPASAGTYSYYSAEHHGAAGTTVELGRIGTLGQNDLSQFVHASQALDDLLRGAGPRPTVTQPHVFKVAQNIIKLSDGFTMAFGRETQNFTALPQGAEIARDGDKVYTVQHAEELVVFPNPDVRIGLRAGMMVVRVS; translated from the coding sequence ATGGCAAATGAAGTAAATGCAGCAAGCACCGGCGGCGCATCCGCGCTGCCGGACGCGGTACGCGCGCTGGCGGAGGCCGATTTCGGCGCCGTCGCGCGCAGTTTCACCAATGCCGGTTTCGCCGTCACCGAGCCGGCCGACGGCATCCTGACCATCCGCCAGCCGCATGCCGGCGGCGCGGCGGCGGCCCGTCCTGCGCTGCTGGTTTCCGTCGGCGTGCATGGCGACGAGACAGGGCCGATCGAAGTGGTGGCCTGGCTGCTCGACGCCCTGGCGCGCGAGCCGCAGGCGCTGGCCGTGGATCTGATGATCTGCGTCGGCAATATCGGCGCCATCCGCGCCGGCAAGCGCTTTATCGATGCGGACCTGAACCGCATGTTCCGCGCCGAACGCGGCACGCTGGAAGGCACGGCCGAAGCAGCGCGCGCCGACATGATGATCGCCGCCACTACCGACTTCTTCCAGGATGCCGGGCCGCAGCGCTGGCATCTGGACCTGCACACGGCGATCCGTCCCTCGGTGTATCCGATGTTCGCCATCGTACCGGACCTGATCGCCGATGAAGCCCGGCATGGCCTGATCGGCTGGCTGGGCCAGGCCGGCATCGAAGCCATCATCATGAATCCCGCTTCCGCCGGCACCTACAGCTATTACAGCGCCGAGCACCATGGCGCCGCCGGCACCACGGTGGAGCTGGGCCGCATCGGCACGCTGGGCCAGAATGACCTGAGCCAGTTCGTGCACGCCTCGCAGGCGCTGGACGATCTGCTGCGCGGCGCCGGCCCGCGCCCCACCGTGACGCAGCCGCATGTGTTCAAGGTGGCGCAGAACATCATCAAGCTCAGTGACGGCTTCACCATGGCCTTCGGCCGCGAGACGCAAAACTTCACGGCCCTGCCGCAAGGCGCCGAAATCGCCCGCGACGGCGACAAGGTCTACACCGTGCAGCACGCCGAAGAGCTGGTGGTCTTCCCCAACCCCGATGTGCGCATCGGCCTGCGCGCCGGCATGATGGTGGTGCGCGTTTCCTGA